The Malus domestica chromosome 13, GDT2T_hap1 genome includes a window with the following:
- the LOC139190881 gene encoding uncharacterized protein, which produces MYNLKLDRFMGNEGHEGAEKWLDHVEKTFQVMQSQGNLPTSRWVETTTWFLGREPAAWWVNQTQFMSPEMTANWEVFKENFKKRFVPPKYIDRKKQEFTQLKQKNMSAHEYYRKFTDLSRYDPDTAGNQVEMLRRFKLGTKRKWRTFASAIPCTTYHEFSEILVRMEDSGNLPSNSEEDEDKNDNQRKDDRAKGPRRSGRFAGGPKFQRQRDFGGAGGSGAPLCRRCNFRHHGECRRSGGGCYTCGQMGHRAAQCPQSQQRSQQFAMPPLAPIQQNFGSISYGQTVRGGAYHYQGDAIRYASGQNQYSQDPYFQTGYSQDPGGYTSYPSMPASGSQWYREASPDRESSQTRQGQVTFVGERSRVRHGVISAMRVKKLLSKGCQGYIAHVVLNDVVPNSVEEVRVVRHYPDVFPDDLPGLPPDRDVEFLIDLLPGTDPISLTPYRMAPAELRELKIQLQELTDKGFIQPSTSPWGAPVLFLRKKDGTLRLCIDYRQLNRVTIKNRYPLPHIDNLFDQLKGACVFSKIDLRSGNYQLKIKDEDVPKTAFRTRYEHYEFLVMPFGLTNAPAAFMRLMIEVFQQYLDRFVIVFIDDILLTRKDVKFEWDENCVQSFQQLKYCLTYAPVLVLPDDSDLRATGVKLELEE; this is translated from the exons ATGTATAATCTGAAATTAGACCGCTTCATGGGTAATGAGGGTCATGAAGGGGCAGAAAAGTGGTTAGACCATGTTGAGAAGACttttcaggtgatgcagagtcaagggaatcttcctACTAGTAGATGGGTTGagaccactacttggtttttaggGCGAGAGCCAGCAGCTTGGTGGGTAAATCAAACTCAGTTTATGTCACCTGAGATGACAGCCAATTGGGAAGTattcaaagagaattttaagaaaagatttgtTCCCCCGAAGTACATTGATCGTAAGAAGCAGGAGTTCACACAATTGAAGCAAAAAAATATGTCGGcgcatgagtattacaggaagtTTACAGACTTATCTCGCTATGAtcctgatacagctggtaatcaggtaGAGATGCTTCGCCGTTTTAAGTTGGGAACTAAGAGGAAATGGCGGACATTTGCTAGTGCAATTCCTTGTACTACTTATCATGAGTTTTCTGAGATCTTGGTTCGGATGGAGGATTCCGGCAACCTTCCTAGTAAtagtgaggaagatgaagataagAATGATAATCAGAGGAAAGATGACAGGGCTAAAG GCCCGAGAAGAAGTGGAAGATTTGCTGGCGGACCCAAGTTTCAGAGGCAGAGAGActttggtggtgctggtggttctggtgctccgttgtgccgccgttgtaatttcagacatcatggagagtgtaggagaagtggtggtggttgctacacttgtggacagatgggacATAGAGCTGCTCAGTGTCCCCAGAGTCAGCAAAGGTCTCAGCAGTTTGCTATGCCACCACTAGCGCCGATTCAGCAGAACTTTGGATCAATCAGTTATGGTCAGACAGttcgtggtggtgcttaccactatcagggtgatgctATTCGCTATGCTTCTGGACAGAATCAGTATTCCCAGGATCCTTATTTTCAGACTGGGTATTCCCAAGATCCTGGAGGTTATACTTCATATCCTTCCATGCCAGCTAGCGGATCTCAGTGGTATAGGGAGGCCAGCCCCGACAGGGAGTCTAGCCAGACAAGACAGGGAC aggttacttttgtgggtgaaagaagtagggtgagacatggtgttatttctgccatgagaGTAAAGAAGTTgttatcgaaaggttgtcaaggatacatagcacatgtggtgttaaatgatgttgttcctaaTAGTGTGGAGGAAGTTAGAGTAGTCAGgcactatcctgatgtattcccagatgatttgcctggattgccgccagacagagatgtggagtttttgattgatttgcttccaggtacggatcctatatctttgactccatatAGGATGGCTCCAGCTGAACTgagagagttgaaaattcagttacaagaattaactgataaaggtttcattcaacctagtacttcaccttggggagctccagtgttATTtctaagaaagaaagatggaactttgagattatgtattgattacaggcaattgaatcgggtaacgattaaaaaccgttatccattgcctcatATCGATAATTTATTTGATCAGCTTAAAGGTGCgtgtgtgttctctaagatcGATTTGAGATCTGGCaattatcagttgaagattaaagatgaagatgtacCTAAAACGGCTTTCAGGACCCGTTATGaacattatgagtttttggtgatgccatttggattgactaatgcacctgcagctttcatgaggctAATGATTgaagtattccagcaatatcttgataggtttgtcattgtttttatcgatgatattctg ttaaccaggaaggatgttaagttcgagTGGGACGAGAATTGTGTgcaaagtttccagcagctgaaatattgcctcacatatgctccagtattggtacttcctgatgatagcg atttgagagctactggagtaaagttggagttAGAAGAATGA